The Hyalangium gracile genomic sequence GAACCTCTAGACCCGTCTTGCGGGACTCAAGTAGCAGGTGTCGTGCTACCCGTGCATGGAGCGAAGCCACCCCACCCCCCAACTCGAAGACCAGCGCCCCCGGGCATTCAATCCAGTAAGCGCCGAGTGGCCCGGCCTGCAGCGGAGAGGATGTCGAGACGACGAGGAGCTTCTGCTTCGACCGCCGATGTTGTCCGGCACGGACCAGGTCGGGTTCCATCGCCTCCACGTAAGCGGGGGGGGCCACAATCATGAGAACGGCGTTCCGGTCATGCTCCGTCAACTCGGCGACCGAGCGAGGTTCCGACTTGAGCCGATGCTCACCCTGACCCAGCGCGTTCCACCAAGCCTGGCGCAAGGCACGGCCGCTCTTTCCGGCGGGGGCCACGGCATCTCGGGACATGCCCGAGAAGGTCGCCGAGTAGGCATGAGCGAGCCAGTCGCAGTTCCACAGACCGTAGCCCGCCGAGGCCACCCAGAGCCGGACCTCGAGCCCGGCATTGGTTCCATCCGCTGGAAGCGATCGGACCACCGACCAGTGCTGCCCACCGTACAGGTCCAGGGCGGGCAGCTTTCGCGCCTCCGACCCAGCGAGCCGTTGGCACCAGGTAGCAGCACGGGCGGAGACGTCCCCTGCAGGAACTCGGGACAACTGGAGCTCCGGAGGCACTTTCAGGAGTTTCTTATCCGTGCAACTGGCAACCACGTTGACCCGCATGGCGTCCCGAGGGAGCAGCGCCTAGCCGCGACCCTCATCCTCCCCAGCGTAGATGCAGCCACTCGTGCAGGTTTCCCGCACCACCACGCGACTCAGTTCGGGGAGGCTCGGCTTGAGGCGTCGCCAGATCCAGCGTGCGAGGTTCTCGCTCGTAGGGTTCTCCAGCCCGGGGACTTCGTTCAGGAAGTGGTGGTCAAGGGTCTCAATGAGGGGCTGGAAAGCCGCCTTGAGATCCCCAAAGTCCCGGATCCAGCCGGTCTTGGGGTCGACCTCCCCCCGGATGTGGACCTCGACCGAGTAGGAGTGGCCATGCAGCCGCCGGCATTTGTGCCCCTCGGGAGTGAAGGGGAGCCGGTGAGCGGCCTCGAAGGTAAACGCCTTGAAGATCTCCATCCGCCACCTTACGGGATGCCGAGAAGTTTGTGGGTCTGCAGGCTGAGCCGCCAGCGCGGATTCGACAGGCAGAACTCCACGCAGGCTTGGGTGTTCCGCTCACGGTCGGGTCCATCGAGCGGCTGCAGGAAGAAGTGGGTGAACGAGAGAGACTCGAAGCTCTCGGGAGGCATCCCCTGCTGGGGGTAGACCAGCTTGAGCTCATGGCCCTCGCGCAGAGCCAGTTGGCTGTTCGCCTTGGGGCTGACGCAGATCCAATCAATGCCCGGAGGTGGGAGGAGGGTCCCGTTGGTTTCGATCGCAATCTCGAAAGAACGTCGGTGGAGTTC encodes the following:
- the queD gene encoding 6-carboxytetrahydropterin synthase QueD — its product is MEIFKAFTFEAAHRLPFTPEGHKCRRLHGHSYSVEVHIRGEVDPKTGWIRDFGDLKAAFQPLIETLDHHFLNEVPGLENPTSENLARWIWRRLKPSLPELSRVVVRETCTSGCIYAGEDEGRG
- the queE gene encoding 7-carboxy-7-deazaguanine synthase; amino-acid sequence: MAYAVKEIFYTLQGEGAQTGRAAVFLRFSGCNLWSGRDADRFHGAGGCSRWCDTDFVGTNGPGGGRFRDAVALAAAVAATWRETYGRKLVVCTGGEPLLQLDESLVEELHRRSFEIAIETNGTLLPPPGIDWICVSPKANSQLALREGHELKLVYPQQGMPPESFESLSFTHFFLQPLDGPDRERNTQACVEFCLSNPRWRLSLQTHKLLGIP